The DNA region GTTGGCAACTAATACATCCGCTCACATTGGCACAAATGAGGAGAACCCGCAAACCTCGATCCTTAGGGGCCGACCACGCGCAACGCGGAGTCGAACCCACTATTAATCGGCACAACGGTTGCTCCCAGCAGAGGGGTTGTCTGGACGCAGGTAACTGTGTTACTTCAACTGGTAAGGTTGCCCAGTCCTCCTCGACAAAGAATGAAACTGGTAATTGATTCGGCAATTCTAGGAGTCCATGTACTCGGTTGAAGAATTGTGTTGCTTCTGCATCAGGAAAAATCAAAGAACCCAATAACTCACTCACTTGCGCGTAACGAGCAGGCATGTCCTTGCGCGGGATAAGATCGGATTCGGAAATGTATTCTGGACTTCTTGTAATAAGTTCACAACGGTTCCCTCCAAATGCAAGGGCCGCAGGACATGGTTCGCATGCCTTATGGTAGCCACTCTCAGGAAAGGTAGCTATTCGGGCACCACCCTTCTTGATACTTTTTCGTGCGTATTCAATACAAGAGGAAACAATTAGATTTGAAGTGGTAAGCGATGGAAAAGATTTAAGAATGGGAAGTAGCAGTCCCACTGTAAATGGATTGCCGGAAAGCAATTCTCCAGTATTCAAATCCTTATTCTTTAAACATTGATCGAGGCGCGTCAATATTTGCGTGTAATCTAGATTCATTTCCAATGGGAACCCTATGCACCTCAGGATGGATTTAATGCAAGTAACTGTACATGCAATGCTGATTTTACCATTGTTTTGTAATTCTGATTTTTCAGTCGAGTCTGGCATTAAGTGTGCAAAAACGCTCAGTTTAGTATTTGCTTTAAAAGGTTTGGTGAGGTCATCACCAGCATGAAAAAGATTCAAAGCATTAAGGTGGTGCTGACAAAGCTCAGACACACCTTTTCGCAATAATCGAAGCGCTTGAAACCTTTGGAAAATCTGATCTTGCATTCTAGAATTCTCTCTTTCAATACAGGATTATGTGAACATTGGTGGTGATTGCATAGCTTCACTTAAAAGACCATCAGATACATTTAGGTTGCTTGGAACTATTGCTTTAACCCCGAGTGCTTCAGCTATAGCTAGGGCAATTACATTTGACGCAACAGACCCGCTTACCCAGGAAGGATCGAGACCGAATTCCTTAGCTACGTAGTCTGGACTAAGCCGCGAGAACTCCATGGAAAAACGCGCAAAATCTTTTACAAGTATTTCGGAAACATGTATGGAGGAGAATTTTGAAAGTTTTAACGGTAACCGGCAATGGAGCATGAAATCAAGTTCCCCACCGGTGTGTACTAATTTGCGAACCGCTATGGTTTTGCAGGGTTTGATAAAATTCAATATATTAGTCCGTACTTCCGTAAGCATTTGCAAATAGACTTCGTCGGTCATAGGACTATGCCATGGCCACTTATCCGTTATCCGTCTTGTCCCAAAATCAATAAGAAACCGACTGGAAGGCTTATATTTATCTCCTAACCCTACTTGGACGGATCCCCCTCCTAAATTCAGAACAGCCAAAGGTAATCCAGGTTCAAAGGTCGATTTAACACCCTGAAAGACATAATCCAACTCATCTTCAGGCATAATTATCTTAAGAGACCAAGAGAGTTCCTTCTCTATTGCAGATGCAAGATTACTTGCATTCCTAGCTTTCCTTAATGCGGCTGTGCCAGTTACAATAAAATTATTACAACCCAAACGATTACAGTCCATTTTCCATGTCTTCAAAAGATTCACAATTTTGTCGATAGACTCCGTAGAAAGCTCACCATTCTGAAGGACATCACCCATTATACCTAAGGATTTCTTATCAGTATGGATTGGAATGGAATATGCACCAACTCGACTGCGGAAAACCTTTAGCTTGATCGTGTGCGAACCAACATCGACTAATCCGAACAGAGTCCGGTCTGCATTATTTGTTTGGAGGGAGGAGGGTGCATATTTAGAACGAAGAATCTCCGTTAGCTTTGCAAGTAAATCATCTGTGTTATTATAAGGATATGTGATAGCCTTACAAAGGCCTTTGTGAATTCCTGTCCACGGGCTTGAATCTTCGGAAAATCCTCGTAGTAGGGTGCTTGGTTCTGAATCTTTCCTGTGCATGAGAATCAATTGCTTATTTCCTAAGCCAACTGCGTAACCTAACTCTAGATGAACGCCGCGACCTTCTTCAGCCAAAGCAAAAATGAAATCGCTGGTATTGACATGTCGGAAGCACAGGGCACTAATTGCGCCAGGATCGTAGTAAATTTTTCCCCACATTCCTTCATCTCGATGTGGCAAGCAGGTTGAAAATCCGAATGCGAGAAAAACATCCTCGATCTTTTCCAGAAGTTGAACGTAAGCAGGATCGAGGATTTCACCATACTCCCTTGCGTTATTCGGGCGTTTGGAGAAGCGACGAAATGCAGCTGCGATATAGACTTTTGGCATTGGTTTTTTTATTATACCTTAAAGGTGGGTATCAGCAAGTTTTTGTTTTGTTGTTGTATAGACTTTCGAAAAATTGAATAGTTTTTTGTAGAAATCATACATGGTATGTTTGACAAGGATGCGTAAACTACTAAGTGAGAAAGCAAACCACCTTTCCTACAAATAAGCCCTGTAGCATTGGGAACAACAATATCCATAAACATATGAAGAGGCCTAGGAAGCAAAATAATTCCCTTATCATGTATTCCAATGTTGTCCGTCGTCTCTTGCAGAATTGTTGTCGAAAGTGTTGAAAGTGTACCATTTTCCATGCCGATTAATAAACTTTGTTTATTACGCAGAAAATTGGTTGGCATCTGTTTAAAATCGAGAAAATGAAGGCGCCCTTGATAATCCTGAATCCATTCGTAAACTGCGTTTTTTCTAAATTTACATGCAGCGTTTAAAAGAATTCTCAGTTCTCGTTTTCCGAGTATCGGAGTCTTTATTTGTGGAAACCTGATCAGTTTTTCACCTTCCCATTTGTACCAAAACTCTTGTGTATTATATTGGCAGGCAAATATTGTTCCGTTTTTTTCTAAAGCCAATCGTGATGGTGTAACCCCATCCCTCAGAAGGCTTTTCAAGCCTCCAACGATGTATTCAACGTAAAAACCGAATCCTGTTTTTGCTATCACACCAGACACGAAAGATTCAATTCGCTGTTGGACAATGATGCTTACACTGGGGGCACGGGTGAAGATTTTTGAAAGTAAGACGGGCAGATCAGCAGTATTGCTTACCCTTTTTTGTAAAAAGCAGTCTGTTATGCAATCGGATCGAAGATGCCAGTAATCGATTTTAGGATGACGATTCAAGTTTTGGCAAATTGAGGACAAATCCGATCTGTTGACTACAAATCCCACCGGGGCTGGCAGACCCAGCTTTATGATGTGTTTGGCTGCAATGGCCTTAGGACTCATCTTCATTGAGTATCTCGTTTTATAAACATTAATGATACTACACAACGTCTTGATTCTAAACACAAAA from Candidatus Paceibacterota bacterium includes:
- a CDS encoding CHAT domain-containing protein; the encoded protein is MQDQIFQRFQALRLLRKGVSELCQHHLNALNLFHAGDDLTKPFKANTKLSVFAHLMPDSTEKSELQNNGKISIACTVTCIKSILRCIGFPLEMNLDYTQILTRLDQCLKNKDLNTGELLSGNPFTVGLLLPILKSFPSLTTSNLIVSSCIEYARKSIKKGGARIATFPESGYHKACEPCPAALAFGGNRCELITRSPEYISESDLIPRKDMPARYAQVSELLGSLIFPDAEATQFFNRVHGLLELPNQLPVSFFVEEDWATLPVEVTQLPASRQPLCWEQPLCRLIVGSTPRCAWSAPKDRGLRVLLICANVSGCISCQLDGCQTNQPVVSSLTSLEAEIESLKDMFETYKRTYPAKVSCVHVVESDQCSKEVIVTTLQNHTWDIVHFAGHGQMCWREGIRCGCLLVKGNESRFPFGTSTVNVLPTETLVASLSAKSFNSLVFFSCCKSVDAGMAHLVAATKECEVVAFQGSVEDQAAAEFSRAFYKELLYSLEGNECDVRAIALKARLKMLSMGLECQILSRIVTVCMSDREIDATNVI